CTCCCCGATGAAGCGCCCAGAGGAAGGTGAGTTCGGAAAGCGTTCCGGACTTTCCTGGAAGTATGATGAAACCATCGCTTACCTCGATCAACCTTTTCGTCCTCATGTAAAGGTCATCTTCATTGTAATGAATGGAGACGAACTTGTTGGGATTCCTCCACGAGAACATGTTGACCGTAACCCCTATGGCATCGCTGCCGCCTTTCCTCGCCCCCTTAGAAGCTGCTTCCATTACGCCGCCATACCCGCCCGTGCAGACATTGAATCCCCGTGAGGCTAGAAGCCATCCTGTCTCATAAGCCGTTTCGTAGAGAGCATCCCCTTCCACGGGCTCTGAGCTTCCAAAAACCGCCACCGTCATCATTTTCCCGGCTATCATGATCCTTA
The Acidobacteriota bacterium genome window above contains:
- a CDS encoding LOG family protein — translated: MIAGKMMTVAVFGSSEPVEGDALYETAYETGWLLASRGFNVCTGGYGGVMEAASKGARKGGSDAIGVTVNMFSWRNPNKFVSIHYNEDDLYMRTKRLIEVSDGFIILPGKSGTLSELTFLWALHRGGVLGKKPIILLGEIWKHFMKNLTEADLIEEQELEATKIVLTPQEAVDEIAKCL